The proteins below come from a single Mya arenaria isolate MELC-2E11 chromosome 8, ASM2691426v1 genomic window:
- the LOC128242814 gene encoding uncharacterized protein LOC128242814 isoform X1 produces MIMKANLTYSSNQNTDRISKKFWPVTFEIDESSDEIGDDENAIVIDSDNTPETSVRDELGPQIRTHDLSSATTVKNVSKPLLSRSIIESKFKPSESRSKTPKKIKDKLHIKRNSKPSRSKSKTHVDASIDDKNIQKIIDGAILELETVKTLTLTHDVNSSQVGGRSKIPSIMDALRVSKVFQPRVLVEKLPVPKPNVVKESGKKDPNLYSKAEMNVEAVVNKRSMPSTIKHIVQPTVFVLNHPAHTMSKNKGEVDTSVVERKTDSVGPRSEPRMVIHYSTTDTSDSGKFKVVPRFLVKNIAKAPSHAPEAHVDVSDHERNAERIMETEIFDLDSQNNVFDFHDVDKQIKEEIVKDYTLNMSGSIQPKVITRLPKSDLNKRQNGINISGRNSQRKDDTVDRNLDIGNKKDACHSKPNTSTISADFISGVTGVTSNKLQPKVVVSRLSRKMINELKSEKKQMKKKLSTIDQQKLKEKLDKKFAEMAEVEVNRQLINIKRIRSAVDQETCVYCSLCDIKFKHTDDYTDHVAKTHHIKRLYQCMLCQDCFQSKVYFDLHMRSEHKKIVMKCPSCEQSFYQMCDLTRHYTFCKKQASPQNVIVTSLNLNALKSLQSKDGRKEVKSEPTDNIFGKPRIVFKYNCSNCNASCDSVQELYVHMKQELEMTYREQAKNNDKSQKKSENMKDKDRYKCDKCDRMFKNKGIYDKHMTAHKGLKPFKCPKCIYSFAKKSSLTYHVSVCGTEKENKRLKWMKRFDVRGQRKVFRIGPFKCEICTASFFRKTNFMRHRKIKHKLFFERKASTKENDKGFSVRLVDQKEMKGLSFKENKYARHKTQCRICGQQFPNENALRKHRFLAHYKEGRFSCDTCQKRFLTDASLKKHVQTKKDKWKCDIENCCAVFCEPSKLTVHTYSHISAYQYECSCRRRFEKKWDFYHHVRTDKCRVDSKTQEEVDKFYFEGTNIKDTLVVPPKDAQYYVMKEENDTDGSKAPYSCFLCKRQFKTPLLVKKHIRKRHSGKFKPKKFLCDKCDFTSDFNHLFNKHLQRHTAKYPCFLCKCSFEDRFAFEMHLKFHFKDKFECSYCSEMFSSKKACFMHILLDHSKEERKLKVKEETDPKIAREKGVNKHENIEESRVSEVKECLGNSDENHFKEIEDENVIQSVSLLGFPTELGCKPDTDEQYQLGYMLSIPEMCAPSSDQELLNNSIEEMLVETTESNIDNEVENHEVYIDNAEGRGIDTAQSESEVVTNEDTFKDDQGLENEFEDDIEQKPQIGSDSNEEFMAAVNVENPEGGIQAIYEEDMGREDLCTVEELKNGTRKIYKAPHENVLKNAVGQPKQLDLDVDIEGPFFEFRLPVPLLAENLKPLWRMYCCNLCENKYEMKDDLTKHFKSWHTAKRTCLECQIKICSPLLLTHMFNTHLARKPYVCPFCLKTFLKSNRYWHHVQKYHGRCHSCNQCEKKFFKIGDLNWHIHYTHVKKMFCSTCGKIFTDRNMHIDHLYNVHGRKIFKSFHTRLKKSWAPKKRYKLKKDEQKAETKTAKISMVVASTSKEDLPVAMETDEPTTSATQTPAPEPGTSNSPATKFKTIDVPDSDVTIELYADGTLVTKDKSGTNYSRVKLEDLGLNKEMLSGNTDIELLIVQGDGKEVRACINTSILENAEPSDNPESDSNNKQTATVVEGGIHNVPKESLTGNALRPYKCSMCPRTFKFYRTFRCHEVVHTKEVTYTCHMCKRVFARETNLASHLELHQKKAAMGITEVKEKLSKDKKKVLKEPKLEMKEWKCGDCDEVFIEHKELKYHRRKVHCSKGPKQICPHCDKTFSTESAFQKHTSVHTGPFVCPVCHERNEEIVDHMKHMGDKHQDKTLTCTICDKVVLSKPDLYQHVTVRHEKEPEEKLQSMYDLLYQECQICQEKFLKKNDLANHMDTVHEEEKSEVCFFCDKSFIKKAQLNTHIGMQHKTMAVYECRKCLEDVAKKDLYNHGKVQHLPPYNCNECKTEYESRNEMEQHQFEEHDGGFSCKKCDVKFTYSHELRTHYKNHEPGSQPFLCDECGEGFEIKPLLKTHVLQQHFKNNHSEMLKHHPEMSGVNNAITCLICGEFNFDFKMVFAKHMRDDHFNGDLELAYTVFPWLKANFPPPGDPPTCDTCGREFLTLPALKAHMKDHEPSKTYSKKPAATPKKAASDEENEYEEEQVDFTHIEPRETEKAHKCEFCDESFTRKVSLKKHIKSRHKKGTTKAAIGKLEEREEEIDNELENELTEDVAETIDSEVSKSPRKKVKLNFCQICEEMFKTMEELISHVKSVHEDNDDKPEDLEVNPVSYDLEKKACLLCSTPSNMKNFFSRYGVRRHMRNCHGITIEDDDSVDTPKSSEKKKKPAKDKISTSLFNKKDTPKSQLKKPKSKKPLGKGAMNISINTDMDSTADEMDYEETNDISAFLGKNFNLGKAVQGMISDEMERDARECKECNESFSCLDTLKKHKILHEMKKNPYLKLDEEILGKIYACKQCKNMYSNALSLIHHNRSKHDGDHEEEILSYVDEVDGILKKIKEIQEQNKGKTSKAKKRKMSLPESDASSRAKKREKLDIATEPESMTSPPQFSKTGRRITKSRKLVEQFSCYKCNKSFDMERSLKNHIKLAHDAKESPIKAQSSPVSGYECSKCNRVFDEMVNLRRHTLMKHKERWEATGLKSENSASAQVSTSTMIYECDVCNQKFSVLSALRHHMISVHDEDDEGDVKVKEEALACTICSQEFASQHTLKIHMRKHTGEKPHTCCVCSNSFISKFKLHLHLKKIHAKLWMKKVHCKTCFALFDNEKAMLKHKDEHNRRDEEEDISDSGSLQHKCKECGKSFKWKKNLDSHMKFFHEETSTKTCGVCNKVFPNNKLIEEHMKTHSNNCNYCGKHYTSENVLKTHESQCRSKKTSEGKMTCDICKKNFASKAKLLEHMLNHTSIKSAKCDHCLESFKDESSLKSHKCKAKKTTKQSGTKTESKKDKLPTNKKGLKKMPSKFACGKCGKKFSKLYQVRDHKRLVHKISVSDKSSSIQTRRSSAEAESTSKYGMRTASERKASAGNQDTDDNVKTTSKQYTPSTPQASSSEMKTSSKNVTSSSKLTPKPSGVKTPKTSGTPQQKGSSKAAGKTPKPIGKATLTPKGTGQGTKSKKEAQTVTSSSSKSIEKSGEEVHKVAVCPICSKTLKMKRYLRDHLKNVHKIASEKINETIEKAKTKRVKCLYCRECHKMFWSNSLYEEHIRQMHPDKAALELDKQVMEQLIKTEVRSPPVPTLMEGDASDVQYKCEFCTSIMWTKDSFDDHIIEFHPEHVVEYGIPQEALSKSMDENSDEDPSNTLDVEVYQGLTCEQLSTQPVVRLQKMPASPSKKAQNLEVKEKGEDMGAEEHAGKGIEKLTKGQDASSEDSNGSVNDTDIQKESNRTSENENSSDTKTMTECDKEQTYDVDEIQRQAMETEMPAVDYYEFESNKDGEINTSTVSTENATPDAGTDTCEKSVTSPDKDTPQLPDDGDSQQEGQKDVTLKKECPESDDVEHVDSKEDDSEPCIDDVKKDDEITTDSPVDKNIFAVDQTTTNSTSEVGHDSIEQTKDKGNDEDVNQEYEAEKGDMVSVEINKEAMENGSPILELFVKTESEIRPDIVDDMSIVPNFGQYSEITDLPISGGQETGQTDEGNQDDPIIEPALQKPDSPVTESEQPSLVSIEEDIPAQYGGTVGVAETNKMNVLDSLESAGVNYNSFEQHVEYKAVSEQDTGRINEQNDVNIPHNETQGTDIQGVLTGELSDYEPMDFE; encoded by the exons ATGATTATGAAAGCAAAtttaacatattcttcaaatcaaaatacagatagaatttcaaaaaagttttgGCCAGTTACATTTGAAATTGATGAAAGTTCTGATGAGATtggtgatgatgaaaatgcTATTGTGATAGATTCTGATAATACTCCTGAAACATCAGTGAGAGATGAATTAGGACCTCAGATTAGGACACATGATTTGTCTTCAGCAACTACCGTTAAAAATGTTTCTAAACCACTGCTCAGTAGATCTATTATTGAAAGTAAGTTTAAACCAtcagaaagtaggtctaaaacTCCAAAAAAGATTAAGGATAAGTtacatataaaaagaaattcaaaacCAAGTAGGAGTAAATCAAAAACACATGTTGATGCCAGTATAGATGATAAGAACATTCAGAAAATAATAGATGGTGCAATTTTAGAACTTGAAACAGTAAAGACATTAACGCTTACCCATGATGTGAATAGTAGCCAGGTTGGAGGACGGTCCAAGATACCATCAATAATGGATGCCTTGAGAGTGTCGAAGGTTTTTCAACCTAGAGTTCTTGTTGAAAAGCTTCCAGTGCCTAAACCAAATGTTGTGAAAGAAAGTGGTAAAAAAGATccaaatttgtattcaaaagcAGAAATGAATGTTGAAGCTGTTGTAAATAAACGCTCAATGCCAAGCACCATTAAACATATTGTGCAACCAACAGTATTTGTATTAAACCACCCAGCTCACACAATGAGCAAAAACAAAGGTGAGGTTGATACAAGTGTTGTTGAGAGAAAAACTGATAGTGTAGGTCCAAGATCAGAGCCAAGAATGGTAATTCACTATTCAACTACTGACACAAGTGATTCTGGAAAATTCAAAGTAGTACCAAGATTTCttgtgaaaaatattgcaaaagcTCCTTCACATGCACCTGAAGCACATGTTGATGTTAGTGATCATGAAAGAAATGCTGAAAGAATTATGGAAACTGAGATTTTTGATCTGGATTCACAAAACAATGTCTTTGATTTTCATGATGTTGACAAACAAATCAAGGAAGAAATTGTAAAAGATTACACTTTAAACATGTCTGGTAGCATACAACCAAAAGTTATCACGAGACTTCCAAAGTCTGATCTGAACAAAAGACAGAATGGTATTAATATATCTGGGAGAAACTCTCAGAGGAAAGATGATACTGTTGATAGAAATTTAGATATAGGAAACAAAAAAGATGCATGTCATAGCAAACCAAACACATCCACAATAAGTGCAGACTTTATATCTGGTGTGACAGGAGTGACATCTAATAAGCTGCAGCCCAAAGTTGTTGTGAGTAGGCTAAGTAGGAAAATGATTAATGAGTTAAAAtctgaaaagaaacaaatgaaaaagaagTTATCAACCATTGACCAACagaaattgaaggaaaagcttgacAAAAAATTTGCCGAGATGGCTGAGGTGGAAGTCAATagacaattaataaatatcaaaaggATAAGAAGTGCAGTGGATCAAGAAACTTGTGTTTACTGCTCTCTGTGTGATATAAAGTTCAAACATACTGATGATTACACTGATCATGTGGCTAAAACCCATCATATCAAAAGACTCTACCAGTGTATGCTGTGTCAAGACTGTTTTCAAAGTAAAGTGTACTTCGACCTGCATATGCGCTCTGAACACAAAAAGATTGTCATGAAATGTCCAAGTTGTGAGCAGTCTTTCTACCAAATGTGTGACTTAACAAGACATTACACTTTCTGTAAAAAACAGGCATCACCTCAAAATGTCATTGTAACATCCCTGAATTTGAACGCTCTGAAATCTCTGCAAAGTAAAGATGGCAGGAAAGAAGTTAAGTCTGAGCCAACAGACAACATTTTTGGGAAACCTAGAATCGTTTTTAAGTATAATTGCTCAAATTGTAATGCTTCATGTGATTCCGTACAAGAGCTGTATGTGCATATGAAGCAAGAACTCGAAATGACGTATCGAGAGCAAGCCAAGAACAATGACAAGAGTCAAAAGAAATCTGAAAATATGAAGGATAAGGATAGATACAAATGTGATAAATGTGAcagaatgtttaaaaacaaaggCATTTATGATAAACACATGACTGCCCACAAAGGCTTAAAACCTTTCAAATGcccaaaatgtatttattcatttgcgAAGAAGAGTAGCCTTACATACCATGTATCTGTGTGTGgaactgaaaaagaaaacaaacgaCTAAAATGGATGAAAAGATTTGATGTCAGGGGACAAAGAAAAGTTTTCAGAATAGGGCCATTCAAATGTGAAATTTGCACTGCATCATTTTTCAGGAAAACGAATTTCATGAGGCACAGAAAAATAAAGCACAAGTTGTTCTTTGAGAGGAAAGCTTCAACCAAGGAGAATGACAAAGGGTTTTCGGTGAGACTTGTTGATCAAAAAGAAATGAAGGGTTTGTCATTCAAGGAAAATAAATATGCTCGTCATAAAACGCAGTGCAGAATATGTGGACAACAATTTCCAAATGAaaatgctttaagaaaacatAGGTTTCTTGCTCATTACAAAGAAGGACGTTTTTCCTGTGATACTTgtcaaaaaagatttttaactGATGCAAGTCTAAAGAAACATGTACAAACAAAGAAAGACAAATGGAAATGTGACATTGAAAATTGTTGTGCAGTCTTTTGTGAGCCAAGCAAACTGACTGTCCACACTTATTCGCACATCAGTGCCTATCAGTATGAGTGCTCATGTAGACgacgttttgaaaaaaaatgggaCTTCTATCACCATGTTAGAACAGATAAATGTAGGGTAGACTCTAAAACCCAGGAAGAAGTTGACAAGTTTTACTTTGAAGGTACTAATATTAAAGACACTCTTGTTGTTCCTCCAAAAGATGCCCAGTACTATGTGATGAAAGAAGAAAATGACACCGATGGGAGTAAGGCTCCATAcagttgttttttatgtaaaagaCAGTTCAAGACTCCCTTGCTAGTAAAAAAGCACATTAGGAAAAGGCATTCTGGAAAATTCAAGCCAAAGAAATTTCTATGTGATAAGTGTGACTTCACTTCAGACTTTAACcatttgtttaacaaacacTTGCAGAGACATACAGCAAAGTACCCATGCTTTCTctgtaaatgttcatttgaaGATAGATTTGCATTTGAAATGCATCTGAAATTTCACTTCAAAGATAAGTTTGAATGTAGCTATTGCTCCGAAATGTTTTCCTCAAAGAAAGCTTGTTTTATGCACATTCTGCTAGATCATTCTAAGGAGGAAAGAAAGTTGAAAGTAAAAGAGGAGACTGACCCCAAGATCGCAAGAGAAAAAGGTGTAAATAAACACGAGAACATAGAGGAAAGTAGAGTTTCTGAAGTAAAGGAATGTCTAGGAAATTCAGATGAAAATCATTTTAAGGAAATTGAAGATGAAAATGTGATCCAGTCTGTAAGTCTGTTGGGTTTTCCAACAGAATTGGGTTGCAAGCCAGATACAGATGAACAGTATCAGCTTGGGTACATGTTAAGCATACCAGAAATGTGTGCTCCTTCATCAGATCAGGAACTTTTGAACAATAGTATCGAGGAAATGCTTGTTGAAACAACTGAatcaaatattgataatgaAGTGGAAAACCATGAGGTTTACATTGATAATGCTGAAGGTAGAGGAATTGATACCGCTCAATCTGAGTCAGAAGTTGTTACTAATGAAGATACTTTCAAGGATGACCAAGGACTTGAAAACGAATTTGAGGAtgatattgagcagaaaccacaGATTGGTTCAGACTCTAATGAAGAGTTTATGGCTGCAGTTAATGTCGAAAACCCTGAGGGTGGCATCCAAGCAATCTATGAGGAAGACATGGGCAGGGAGGATCTATGTACAGTCGAGGAATTGAAGAATGGCACCAGAAAAATATACAAGGCACCACATGAGAATGT GCTTAAAAATGCTGTGGGTCAGCCCAAACAGCTGGATCTGGATGTGGATATTGAAGGGCCTTTCTTTGAGTTTCGCCTTCCTGTGCCATTGCTTGCAGAAAACTTAAAGCCGCTATGGAGAATGTACTGTTGCAACCTCTGTGAAAATAAGTATGAAATGAAAGACGACTTGACGAAACATTTCAAGAGCTGGCACACAGCAAAACGAACTTGCTTGGAATGCCAAATTAAGATATGTTCACCATTACTGCTTACACACATGTTCAACACTCATTTAGCGAGAAAACCTTATGTCTGCccattttgtttaaagacattTCTGAAATCAAATCGATATTGGCACCACGTGCAGAAATATCATGGACGCTGTCATTCTTGTAACCAGTGCGAGAAGAAATTCTTCAAAATTGGGGATTTGAACTGGCATATACATTATAcacatgtgaaaaaaatgttctgcTCGACTTGTGGGAAAATATTCACGGACAGAAACATGCATATTGACCATCTATACAATGTTCATGgcagaaaaatattcaaatcattCCACACGAGACTGAAAAAATCGTGGGCACCAAAAAAGAGATATAAATTGAAG AAAGATGAGCAGAAAGCAGAGACCAAGACGGCGAAGATTTCCATGGTGGTGGCTTCGACCTCCAAAGAGGATTTACCAGTTGCTATGGAAACAGACGAGCCCACAACCTCCGCCACTCAGACACCTGCCCCTGAGCCTGGCACCAGTAATTCACCAGCGACAAAATTTAAGACTATTGA TGTACCTGACTCAGATGTGACGATTGAGCTGTATGCAGATGGCACCCTGGTGACCAAGGACAAGTCCGGCACAAATTACAGCAGG GTGAAGCTGGAGGACCTAGGACTAAACAAGGAGATGCTATCTGGGAACACAGACATCGAGCTGCTAATTGTGCAGGGAGATGGGAAGGAGGTCCGTGCCTGCATCAACACCAGCATTCTTGAGAATGCCGAGCCCTCAGACAATCCGGAGAGTGACAGTAACAACAAGCAGACTGCGACTGTGGTGGAGGGGGGAATACACAATGTCCCTAAGGAGTCACTCACCGGCAATGCTCTTAGGCCTTATAAGTGCTCTATGTGTCCAAGGACTTTTAAATTTTACAGGACTTTTAGATGCCATGAGGTTGTACATACTAAGGAGGTTACTTATACATGTCATATGTGTAAAAGAGTTTTTGCAAGGGAAACAAATCTGGCTTCCCATCTTGAGTTGCACCAGAAGAAAGCAGCTATGGGGATCACTGAAGTTAAGGAAAAGTTGAGCAAAGATAAAAAGAAAGTACTGAAAGAACCTAAGCTGGAGATGAAAGAATGGAAATGTGGCGATTGTGATGAGGTTTTCATTGAGCACAAGGAATTAAAGTACCATAGAAGGAAAGTACATTGTTCTAAAGGTCCTAAGCAAATCTGCCCACATTGTGACAAGACATTTTCCACAGAGAGTGCCTTCCAGAAGCATACATCTGTACATACTGGTCCATTTGTCTGCCCTGTCTGTCATGAAAGGAATGAAGAGATTGTCGATCATATGAAGCACATGGGAGACAAGCATCAAGATAAGACCTTAACCTGCACAATATGTGACAAAGTGGTGCTTAGCAAGCCAGACCTGTACCAGCATGTTACAGTCAGGCATGAGAAAGAACCTGAAGAGAAACTGCAATCAATGTATGACCTTCTGTACCAGGAATGTCAAATCTGTCAAGAGAAATTCTTGAAGAAGAATGATCTTGCCAATCACATGGATACGGTACATGAGGAGGAAAAATCAGAGGTTTGTTTCTTCTGCGACAAAAGCTTCATTAAGAAGGCACAGCTTAACACCCACATTGGAATGCAGCACAAAACAATGGCTGTCTATGAATGCAGAAAGTGCCTTGAAGACGTGGCAAAGAAAGATCTGTACAATCACGGAAAGGTCCAACATCTGCCACCATACAATTGTAATGAATGTAAGACTGAGTATGAGTCTAGGAATGAGATGGAGCAACATCAGTTTGAAGAGCATGATGGTGGATTCTCCTGCAAGAAATGTGACGTGAAGTTTACTTACTCCCATGAGCTGAGAACCCACTACAAGAATCACGAGCCTGGATCCCAGCCATTCCTCTGTGATGAATGTGGTGAAGGATTTGAAATCAAACCCCTGCTGAAGACTCACGTTCTGCAGCAACACTTCAAGAATAATCACTCAGAAATGCTGAAGCATCATCCTGAAATGAGTGGCGTCAACAATGCTATAACCTGTCTCATATGCGGagaatttaattttgatttcaaaatggTGTTTGCAAAGCATATGAGAGATGATCACTTCAATGGTGATTTAGAGCTTGCTTACACAGTCTTTCCATGGTTAAAAGCCAACTTCCCACCCCCAGGAGATCCACCTACCTGCGACACTTGTGGAAGGGAATTCCTCACTTTGCCAGCTTTGAAAGCCCACATGAAGGATCATGAACCAAGCAAGACATACAGTAAAAAGCCAGCAGCAACTCCTAAGAAAGCTGCTTCTGATGAAGAAAATGAGTATGAAGAAGAGCAAGTGGATTTTACCCATATTGAGCCGAGGGAGACTGAAAAGGCTCATAAGTGTGAGTTTTGTGATGAAAGTTTTACACGGAAAGTATCTCTGAAGAAGCACATTAAGTCTAGACACAAGAAAGGTACAACTAAGGCAGCCATTGGAAAGCTAGAAGAAAGGGAAGAAGAGATAGACAATGAACTTGAAAATGAATTGACTGAAGATGTGGCAGAAACGATTGATTCAGAGGTTTCCAAGAGTCCAAGAAAGAAAGTGAAACTGAATTTTTGTCAGATCTGTGAAGAGATGTTCAAGACCATGGAAGAACTTATATCTCATGTGAAGTCTGTCCATGAAGATAATGATGACAAACCAGAGGATCTTGAGGTTAATCCAGTCTCGTATGATCTTGAAAAGAAGGCATGTCTGCTCTGCAGCACACCCTCAAACATGAAGAATTTCTTTTCTCGATATGGTGTTAGGAGACACATGAGAAACTGTCATGGCATAACGATCGAAGATGATGATTCTGTGGATACACCCAAATcaagtgaaaagaaaaagaaaccaGCAAAAGACAAAATATCGACCAGTCTGTTCAATAAGAAAGATACACCCAAGTCTCAGTTGAAGAAACCCAAATCTAAGAAGCCATTAGGAAAAGGTGCCATGAATATTTCAATCAATACTGATATGGATAGCACAGCTGATGAAATGGATTATGAAGAGACCAATGATATATCTGCTTTCCTTGGAAAGAATTTTAACCTTGGAAAGGCTGTTCAAGGAATGATAAGTGATGAGATGGAAAGAGACGCTCGAGAGTGTAAAGAATGTAACGAAAGCTTCAGTTGTTTGGATACATTGAAAAAGCATAAGATCTTACACGAGATGAAGAAAAATCCCTATCTTAAATTGGATGAAGAAATATTGGGTAAAATTTATGCTTGTAAACAGTGTAAAAACATGTACTCCAATGCTCTGAGCCTTATACACCATAATAGGTCTAAACATGATGGCGATCATGAAGAAGAAATACTATCCTATGTTGATGAAGTAGATGGAATACTCAAGAAAATTAAAGAAATCCAAGAGCAGAACAAGGGTAAAACTTCAAAGGCAAAGAAAAGAAAGATGTCTTTACCGGAGTCAGATGCAAGTTCACGTGCGAAGAAAAGAGAGAAACTCGATATTGCAACTGAACCGGAAAGCATGACAAGTCCTCCTCAGTTCAGCAAAACTGGAAGACGGATTACTAAGTCTAGAAAGCTGGTGGAGCAGTTTAGTTGTTATAAGTGTAACAAGTCGTTTGATATGGaaagaagtttaaaaaatcACATCAAATTGGCCCATGATGCGAAAGAATCGCCAATCAAAGCTCAATCATCTCCTGTATCTGGCTATGAATGCTCGAAATGTAATAGAGTATTTGATGAAATGGTAAACCTGCGACGTCATACGCTGATGAAACACAAAGAACGATGGGAAGCCACAGGTTTGAAATCGGAAAACAGTGCTTCAGCACAGGTGAGCACAAGCACCATGATTTATGAATGTGACGTCTGTAACCAGAAATTCTCTGTATTGTCCGCATTGCGCCACCATATGATATCTGTtcatgatgaagatgatgaaggAGATGTAAAGGTCAAAGAAGAAGCTCTAGCCTGTACCATCTGTTCACAGGAGTTTGCCTCACAGCACACACTGAAAATCCATATGAGAAAACATACTGGCGAAAAGCCGCATACATGCTGTGTATGTTCCAACAGTTTTATCTCTAAATTCAAACTCCACTTGCATTTGAAAAAGATCCATGCAAAACTCTGGATGAAGAAGGTCCACTGTAAAACTTGCTTTGCCCTTTTCGATAATGAGAAGGCAATGTTGAAACACAAAGATGAGCACAATAGAAGAGATGAGGAGGAAGATATTTCAGACTCTGGGTCATTGCAGCACAAATGCAAGGAGTGTGGTAAGTCCTTCAAATGGAAGAAAAATCTTGATTCCCATATGAAGTTTTTCCACGAGGAAACGTCAACGAAGACATGTGGAGTGTGCAACAAAGTTTTTCCGAATAATAAACTCATAGAGGAGCACATGAAAACCCACAGTAACAATTGCAATTATTGTGGAAAACATTACACATCTGAGAATGTCTTGAAGACTCATGAGTCTCAGTGTCGAAGCAAAAAAACTAGTGAAGGGAAGATGACTTGTGACATTTGTAAGAAGAATTTTGCTAGTAAAGCCAAGCTTCTAGAGCACATGCTTAATCATACTTCTATAAAATCTGCCAAATGTGACCACTGTCTGGAGTCTTTTAAAGATGAGTCAAGCTTGAAATCTCATAAATGTAAAGCAAAGAAGACAACAAAGCAATCTGGAACAAAAACTGAATCGAAAAAGGACAAATTGCCTACCAATAAAAAGGGTCTGAAGAAAATGCCTTCAAAGTTTGCCTGCGGGAAATGCGGCAAGAAGTTTTCCAAGTTGTACCAAGTAAGAGACCACAAAAGGTTAGTTCATAAAATCAGTGTGTCGGACAAAAGTAGCTCAATTCAAACAAGGCGATCATCAGCTGAAGCAGAAAGTACATCAAAATATGGAATGCGAACAGCATCAGAGCGTAAAGCAAGTGCAGGAAATCAAGACACTGATGATAATGTGAAAACAACATCAAAGCAATATACACCAAGTACACCACAAGCTTCAAGTTCTGAAATGAAGACATCATCAAAAAATGTCACAAGCTCCTCAAAGTTAACACCAAAACCTTCAGGAgtaaaaacaccaaaaacatcTGGAACTCCACAACAGAAAGGTTCGTCAAAAGCTGCTGGAAAGACTCCAAAACCCATTGGAAAAGCTACACTAACTCCTAAAGGAACTGGACAGGGCACAAAATCCAAGAAAGAGGCACAGACTGTAACTAGCTCTTCTTCTAAATCAATTGAAAAATCTGGTGAAGAAGTTCACAAAGTAGCTGTTTGTCCAATCTGCTCAAAGACTTTGAAGATGAAACGGTACTTGAGAGATCATTTGAAGAATGTTCACAAAATTGCTTCTGAGAAAATCAATGAAACTATTGAGAAGGCGAAAACAAAGAGAGTGAAATGCCTTTATTGCAGAGAATGCCACAAGATGTTTTGGAGTAATTCACTGTATGAAGAGCATATAAGACAAATGCACCCAGATAAAGCTGCTCTTGAACTAGACAAACAGGTAATGGAACAGCTGATTAAAACTGAAGTCAGAAGTCCTCCAGTACCTACATTAATGGAAGGAGATGCATCTGATGTGCAGTACAAATGTGAATTTTGCACTTCTATAATGTGGACAAAGGACAGTTTTGATGACCATATAATCGAGTTCCATCCTGAGCATGTGGTCGAATATGGAATTCCTCAGGAGGCCCTGTCAAAATCTATGGATGAAAACAGTGATGAAGACCCAAGTAATACACTGGATGTTGAGGTGTACCAAGGTCTAACATGTGAACAATTGTCCACTCAGCCAGTGGTAAGATTGCAGAAGATGCCAGCTTCACCAAGCAAAAAAGCGCAAAACTTGGAGGTAAAAGAAAAGGGTGAAGATATGGGAGCAGAAGAACATGCTGGAAAAGGTATTGAGAAACTTACTAAAGGTCAAGATGCTTCCTCAGAGGATTCCAATGGTAGTGTCAATGATACTGATATACAGAAGGAGTCAAACAGAACGTCAGAAAACGAGAATTCTTCAGATACAAAAACAATGACTGAGTGTGACAAAGAACAAACCTATGATGTTGATGAAATACAGAGACAAGCTATGGAGACAGAAATGCCTGCTGTTGACTATTACGAGTTTGAATCAAACAAAGATGGGGAAATAAATACATCCACAGTCAGCACTGAAAATGCTACTCCAGACGCAGGAACTGACACTTGTGAAAAGAGTGTAACTAGTCCAGACAAGGACACCCCTCAGTTACCTGATGATGGAGATAGCCAGCAAGAAGGACAGAAAGATGTGACGTTGAAGAAAGAGTGTCCAGAGAGTGATGATGTTGAACATGTAGATTCAAAAGAAGATGACTCTGAACCATGTATTGATGATGTAAAGAAAGATGATGAAATAACTACAGATAGTCCTGTTGATAAGAACATATTTGCTGTAgaccaaacaacaacaaattctACAAGTGAAGTGGGTCATGACAGTATAGAACAAACTAAAGATAAAGGAAATGATGAAGACGTTAACCAGGAATATGAAGCAGAAAAGGGTGATATGGTAAGCGTGGAAATCAATAAGGAAGCAATGGAAAATGGAAGTCCCATTTTGGAACTATTTGTTAAAACTGAAAGTGAAATTAGACCTGACATTGTAGATGACATGAGCATTGTACCAAACTTTGGACAATATAGTGAAATTACAGACCTGCCAATAAGTGGTGGGCAAGAGACTGGTCAAACAGACGAAGGCAATCAGGATGATCCAATCATAGAGCCAGCGTTACAAAAACCGGATTCGCCCGTGACTGAGTCTGAACAACCCAGTCTGGTTTCTATAGAGGAAGACATTCCTGCACAATATGGCGGGACAGTAGGAGTAGCTGAAACAAACAAGATGAATGTCTTAGATTCTCTTGAATCGGCTGGTGtgaattataatagttttgaaCAACACGTTGAATATAAAGCTGTATCGGAACAAGACACTGGGCGAATTAATGAACAAAACGATGTGAATATACCACACAATGAAACACAAGGCACCGATATACAGGGTGTTCTAACAGGAGAGTTGAGTGATTATGAACCAATGGACTTTGAGTAA